The Lepisosteus oculatus isolate fLepOcu1 chromosome 4, fLepOcu1.hap2, whole genome shotgun sequence genome window below encodes:
- the LOC138238404 gene encoding interferon-induced protein with tetratricopeptide repeats 5-like, translating to MDLNQEASIKIKLLQLECHFTWGLRKVDPDLKDLQDRLQEQIGLGHGGDTGTICSYNLLAYVNHLQGFNEEALENLRKAEEFIKKQHGDEYGKFLSITYGDFAWVYHHMGDLSKVQSYLDMLDNINKRFLATSPADLQPAVYGEKGWSCLKYNRKYYTTAKECFEKALIVEPENADWNAGYAIALYRLEGFESERISAKDSAALKQLRRALELNPEDCVIMVLLGLKLAHFKKNKEAEELVEKALEMSPDNPYVTRYVAKFFRQNGLLEKSIKLLNRALERTPNSGFIHHQIALGYKKKKIALSKNGNYVQKSMEIDRLRRLCIYHLEKATTQKPSFIYAGVELALLYAECKNTERAEELFQRMFSIAKEKNEDIQIVHYYYGDFQLYHKRSEHLAIKHYKEACEGKDKKCLYKLKSIAENHISKSPHDAEAYGILGFVHRMKDEKIQAIECYEKALLGDLGNGEYLAALCDLRLSLI from the coding sequence TTTGAATCAAGAAgcatcaattaaaataaaacttctccAACTCGAGTGTCACTTCACTTGGGGTTTGAGAAAAGTTGATCCCGACCTGAAAGACCTGCAGGACAGACTTCAGGAACAAATTGGGCTTGGCCATGGCGGAGATACAGGGACCATTTGCTCCTACAACCTTCTGGCTTATGTAAATCACCTGCAAGGTTTCAATGAAGAAGCATTAGAAAACCTAAGAAAGGCTGAAGAATTTATAAAGAAACAGCATGGAGATGAATATGGGAAGTTTCTCAGTATTACTTATGGAGATTTTGCCTGGGTGTACCATCACATGGGTGACCTCAGCAAAGTCCAGAGCTACCTGGACATGCTGGACAATATTAACAAGAGATTCCTGGCCACCTCTCCAGCTGACCTCCAGCCTGCTGTATATGGGGAGAAAGGCTGGAGCTGTTTGAAGTACAACCGGAAATACTACACAACAGCCAAAGAGTGTTTTGAAAAGGCTCTGATAGTGGAGCCAGAAAATGCTGACTGGAATGCAGGGTATGCTATCGCACTTTATCGGCTTGAAGGGTTTGAATCAGAACGGATTAGTGCTAAGGACTCAGCTGCCCTGAAACAGCTAAGAAGAGCACTGGAGCTTAACCCAGAAGACTGTGTGATCATGGTCCTGCTGGGCCTGAAGcttgcacattttaaaaaaaacaaggaagctGAAGAGCTAGTGGAGAAAGCTCTGGAGATGTCACCAGACAACCCCTATGTTACACGGTACGTGGCCAAGTTTTTCAGACAGAACGGGCTTTTAGAGAAATCCATTAAACTTTTGAATCGGGCACTGGAAAGGACACCAAATTCAGGGTTTATACACCATCAAATAGCACTcggttacaaaaagaaaaagattgcACTGAGCAAAAATGGAAATTATGTCCAGAAGAGCATGGAGATCGACCGACTTCGCAGACTGTGCATCTACCACTTGGAAAAAGCAACCACACAAAAGCCTTCATTTATTTATGCAGGGGTAGAATTAGCACTCTTATATGCTGAATGTAAAAACACTGAAAGAGCAGAGGAACTGTTTCAGAGAATGTTTTCTATTGCTAAAGAGAAGAATGAAGATATTCAAATAGTACATTACTATTACGGAGATTTCCAACTTTACCACAAAAGATCAGAGCACCTTGCTATTAAGCATTATAAGGAAGCATGTGAAGGAAAAGACAAGAAGTGCCTTTACAAACTGAAATCCATTGCAGAGAATCACATCTCCAAGAGCCCCCATGATGCAGAAGCCTATGGTATTCTGGGTTTTGTCCATCGAATGAAAGATGAGAAAATACAAGCCATTGAGTGTTATGAGAAGGCTTTGTTAGGTGACCTTGGCAATGGGGAATATCTAGCTGCTCTTTGTGATCTGCGGCTTTCGCTGATCTGA